A genomic stretch from Hemicordylus capensis ecotype Gifberg chromosome 1, rHemCap1.1.pri, whole genome shotgun sequence includes:
- the YWHAQ gene encoding 14-3-3 protein theta — protein MEKTEMIQKAKLAEQAERYDDMATCMKAVTEQGAELSNEERNLLSVAYKNVVGGRRSAWRVISSIEQKTDGNDKKMQLVKDYREKVESELKSICTTVLELLDKYLIANATNPESKVFYLKMKGDYFRYLAEVASGDDRKQTIENSQAAYQEAFDISKKEMQPTHPIRLGLALNFSVFYYEILNNPELACTLAKTAFDEAIAELDTLNEDSYKDSTLIMQLLRDNLTLWTSDSAGEECDAAEGAEN, from the exons ATGGAAAAGACCGAGATGATCCAGAAGGCCAAGCTGGCTGAGCAGGCAGAGCGTTATGATGACATGGCTACCTGCATGAAGGCAGTGACAGAGCAAGGTGCTGAATTATCCAATGAAGAACGCAACCTTCTCTCTGTGGCGTACAAGAATGTTGTAGGGGGGCGGCGTTCTGCTTGGCGGGTGATCTCTAGCATTGAGCAGAAGACCGATGGAAATGACAAGAAGATGCAACTTGTCAAGGACTACCGAGAGAAAGTGGAGTCTGAACTTAAGTCCATCTGCACTACAGTTCTG GAGCTGCTGGACAAATACTTGATAGCTAATGCAACTAACCCAGAGAGCAAGGTCTTCTACCTGAAGATGAAGGGAGACTACTTCCGATACCTTGCGGAAGTTGCAAGTGGAGATGACAGAAAAC AAACAATAGAAAACTCACAGGCAGCTTATCAGGAGGCATTTGACATCAGCAAGAAAGAGATGCAACCCACACATCCAATTCGTTTGGGCCTTGCGCTTaatttttctgtattttattaTGAGATACTTAACAACCCAGAGCTGGCCTGCACATTGGCAAAGACA GCCTTTGATGAAGCCATTGCAGAACTTGATACACTGAATGAAGATTCATACAAAGACAGCACTCTCATCATGCAGTTGCTTAGAGACAACCTCACA TTATGGACATCAGACAGCGCAGGAGAAGAATGTGATGCTGCAGAAGGTGCAGAAAACTAA